Proteins from a genomic interval of Yoonia sp. GPGPB17:
- the fabB gene encoding beta-ketoacyl-ACP synthase I — MRRVVVTGLGIVSPIGNNADEVLAALKAGKSGIEASPEMVEHGFRSQIAGTLKIDIKEHVDKRTLRFMGPGAAYAHIAMGKAIADAGLGEDQVMNPMTGLIAGSGGPSTSAILAAHEVVKTTGATKRIGPFAVPKAMSSTVSANLATAYQIKGMNFSITSACSTSLHCIGMAAQQVALGNQDIMFAGGGEELDWTLSCLFDAMGAMSSKYNDTPERASRAFDADRDGFVIAGGGAMVVLESLESAQARGAKIYAEVTGFSATSDGADMVAPSGEGGERAMRGALNTLPDDRKVSYINAHGTSTPVGDVGEVEAVRRVFGHGNTPPISSTKSMTGHSQGATGAQEAVYCLLMLENDFIAPSINVENLDPALDPAEIATSLVENADLDTVMTNSFGFGGTNGSMLLSKFKG, encoded by the coding sequence ATGCGCCGTGTTGTTGTCACAGGTCTCGGGATCGTATCGCCGATCGGGAACAATGCCGATGAAGTGCTTGCTGCGCTGAAAGCGGGTAAATCTGGCATTGAAGCCTCACCAGAAATGGTCGAACACGGCTTTCGCAGCCAGATTGCAGGTACGCTCAAGATCGACATCAAAGAGCATGTCGACAAGCGCACCCTGCGCTTTATGGGCCCCGGTGCGGCTTACGCGCACATCGCGATGGGTAAGGCGATTGCAGACGCGGGATTGGGCGAAGATCAGGTTATGAACCCCATGACCGGTCTGATTGCAGGCTCTGGCGGGCCATCCACATCGGCGATTCTGGCCGCGCATGAGGTTGTGAAGACCACAGGGGCCACAAAACGGATCGGCCCATTTGCCGTACCAAAGGCGATGTCTTCGACTGTCAGCGCGAACCTTGCAACGGCCTATCAGATCAAAGGCATGAATTTCTCGATCACCTCCGCCTGCTCCACCTCGCTGCATTGTATCGGGATGGCCGCGCAACAAGTCGCCTTAGGCAATCAAGACATCATGTTCGCGGGCGGCGGCGAAGAGCTGGACTGGACACTGTCCTGCCTCTTCGACGCGATGGGCGCGATGTCCTCGAAATACAATGATACCCCCGAACGTGCGAGCCGCGCGTTTGACGCAGACCGCGACGGGTTTGTCATCGCGGGCGGTGGCGCGATGGTTGTGCTGGAAAGTCTTGAGAGTGCGCAGGCACGAGGCGCAAAAATCTACGCCGAAGTCACCGGATTTTCGGCCACATCCGACGGTGCCGATATGGTCGCGCCGTCCGGTGAGGGGGGCGAGCGGGCCATGCGCGGCGCGCTTAACACGCTGCCAGATGATCGCAAAGTCAGCTATATCAACGCGCACGGCACGTCGACCCCGGTTGGTGATGTCGGCGAAGTCGAAGCGGTGCGCCGCGTCTTTGGCCACGGCAATACCCCGCCAATCAGCTCGACCAAGTCGATGACAGGCCACAGCCAGGGGGCCACAGGCGCGCAGGAAGCCGTCTATTGCCTGCTGATGCTGGAGAACGACTTTATCGCGCCATCCATCAACGTCGAAAACCTGGACCCAGCACTGGACCCAGCCGAGATCGCAACATCGCTGGTTGAGAATGCAGACCTTGATACCGTGATGACTAATTCATTCGGATTTGGCGGCACCAACGGCTCCATGCTTCTGTCCAAATTCAAGGGGTAA
- the irrA gene encoding iron response transcriptional regulator IrrA, translated as MSDIAIQRSTDWLAGAGLRPTRQRMTLASLLVGDGQDRHVTAESLFEAASNADEKVSLATVYNTLRAFCDAGLMREITVDGSKSYFDTNMTDHPHFYWEDTAKLTDAPADQLEICHLPDAPDGAEIASVDVVIRLRRI; from the coding sequence ATGTCAGACATAGCGATACAACGCAGCACAGATTGGCTGGCCGGAGCAGGACTTCGCCCAACCCGGCAACGTATGACGCTCGCATCCTTGCTGGTCGGCGATGGGCAGGATCGGCACGTGACAGCGGAAAGCCTGTTTGAGGCGGCGTCAAATGCGGATGAAAAAGTATCTCTCGCGACGGTGTACAATACGCTGCGGGCATTTTGTGATGCAGGTCTGATGCGTGAGATTACGGTCGATGGGTCAAAGAGCTACTTTGATACCAACATGACGGATCACCCGCATTTCTATTGGGAAGATACGGCTAAATTGACAGATGCCCCTGCTGACCAGTTGGAAATCTGTCATTTGCCCGATGCCCCCGATGGCGCGGAGATTGCGTCTGTGGATGTGGTAATCAGGTTGCGACGTATCTGA
- a CDS encoding carboxymuconolactone decarboxylase family protein yields the protein MSAFDEDLFLKGLEQRKATLGAEYVEKNLAAADDFTRPFQEAMTAWCWGFGWGDDVIDAKTRSMMNLSMIGALGKMTEWEIHCRGAIRNGVTQDEIRAIIHVVGIYCGVPQALECFRVARKVIEEG from the coding sequence ATGAGTGCATTCGACGAGGATCTGTTTCTGAAAGGTCTGGAACAACGCAAGGCAACACTTGGTGCGGAGTATGTGGAAAAAAACCTCGCCGCTGCGGATGATTTCACACGGCCGTTTCAGGAAGCGATGACCGCATGGTGTTGGGGGTTCGGCTGGGGCGATGACGTGATTGATGCCAAGACACGTTCAATGATGAATCTGTCGATGATCGGGGCCTTAGGGAAAATGACAGAGTGGGAAATTCACTGCCGAGGCGCGATCAGAAACGGCGTTACACAGGATGAAATTCGGGCCATCATCCATGTGGTCGGAATTTACTGTGGTGTGCCACAGGCGCTGGAGTGCTTTCGGGTGGCGCGCAAAGTCATCGAAGAGGGTTAA
- the fabA gene encoding bifunctional 3-hydroxydecanoyl-ACP dehydratase/trans-2-decenoyl-ACP isomerase, whose protein sequence is MADYPTYFDKDDLLKCARGELFGDGNAQLPAPPMRMMDRITDISGDAGAHGKGHVVAEFDITPDLWFFDCHFPNNPIMPGCLGLDGLWQLTGFNLGWRGWQGRGYALGVGEVKLTGMVRPDRKMLTYKVDFTKAIQTRRLTMGVANGIVEADGEVIYQVTDMKVALSES, encoded by the coding sequence ATGGCGGATTACCCAACCTATTTCGACAAAGATGACCTGCTGAAATGCGCGCGCGGCGAGCTGTTTGGCGATGGGAATGCACAGCTTCCGGCCCCGCCGATGCGGATGATGGACCGCATTACAGACATCTCGGGCGATGCAGGTGCACACGGCAAAGGCCATGTTGTGGCGGAGTTTGATATCACGCCGGACCTTTGGTTCTTTGACTGCCATTTTCCAAATAACCCGATCATGCCCGGTTGCCTTGGCCTTGATGGTCTGTGGCAGCTAACTGGCTTCAATCTTGGTTGGCGTGGCTGGCAGGGGCGCGGCTATGCGCTTGGTGTAGGCGAAGTCAAGCTGACGGGAATGGTCCGCCCTGACCGTAAGATGCTGACCTATAAGGTCGATTTTACAAAAGCGATCCAAACGCGCCGCCTGACCATGGGTGTCGCAAACGGCATTGTTGAGGCCGACGGCGAGGTCATTTATCAAGTTACCGACATGAAAGTCGCATTGTCTGAGAGCTAA
- a CDS encoding aldehyde dehydrogenase family protein, with protein sequence MAEIKSYWRNYIDGAWMDGGGGRIDVINPGSGEKLAEHALADAADVDRAVQAARRVHLSGALSDLRPVERGRMVQAMGRYLLAHIDEIAEVLTLEQGKPLWEARIEIEGAARYFEYYGNQAETVEGRSIPLGKGYFDFTTYEPFGVSAQIIPWNYPIEMTARSLSAALATGNACIIKTPELTPLSNAWFAHAAEAVGLPNGAVNILCGLGQEAGAALSAHPDVNQIVFTGSVPTGIAIASAAAQNVVPCVLELGGKSAAIVHDDADLAAFENDVRWGIYFNAGQVCSAMSRVIVHDSVHDALVERMVGVAQSLTVKPGIEQPEFDATMGAMVSESQRDRAADMIADAQREGATIATGGRKPNIPGAFLEPTILTNVTPDMKIANEEVFGPVLSVLKFGADDDAIRLANGTPYGLVGGVFTRDLDRATSAARQLRAGQVFVNEWYAGGVETPFGGYGKSGYGREKGREALWNYVQTKNVAIKLKG encoded by the coding sequence ATGGCTGAGATCAAGAGCTACTGGCGAAACTACATTGACGGTGCGTGGATGGATGGTGGCGGCGGAAGGATTGATGTGATCAATCCCGGTTCAGGTGAAAAGCTGGCAGAACATGCCCTTGCCGATGCCGCCGATGTAGATCGCGCCGTACAAGCTGCCCGTCGGGTCCACCTGTCTGGCGCGCTATCTGACCTGCGCCCGGTCGAGCGAGGCCGCATGGTGCAAGCCATGGGGCGCTACCTGTTGGCGCACATTGATGAGATAGCTGAAGTTCTGACACTGGAGCAGGGCAAACCGCTTTGGGAGGCTCGGATCGAAATCGAAGGGGCCGCACGGTACTTCGAATACTATGGCAATCAGGCCGAAACGGTCGAAGGGCGCTCCATTCCCTTGGGCAAAGGGTATTTTGACTTCACGACCTATGAACCCTTTGGGGTCTCCGCCCAGATTATCCCATGGAACTATCCGATTGAGATGACAGCACGTTCGCTTTCTGCGGCACTGGCCACCGGCAACGCCTGTATTATCAAAACACCAGAGCTGACCCCGCTTAGCAATGCATGGTTCGCCCATGCGGCCGAGGCAGTTGGTCTGCCAAATGGGGCGGTTAATATCCTGTGTGGTTTAGGGCAAGAGGCTGGCGCGGCCCTGTCGGCGCACCCTGATGTGAACCAGATTGTCTTTACCGGTTCGGTCCCGACGGGCATCGCCATTGCCTCTGCCGCCGCGCAGAATGTCGTGCCTTGCGTGCTGGAACTGGGTGGAAAATCGGCGGCCATTGTCCATGATGATGCCGACCTTGCCGCATTTGAAAACGATGTGCGTTGGGGCATTTACTTCAATGCGGGTCAGGTCTGTTCGGCGATGAGCCGTGTCATTGTTCATGACAGTGTGCACGACGCCTTGGTCGAACGCATGGTCGGTGTCGCGCAGTCATTGACGGTAAAACCGGGGATCGAACAGCCGGAGTTTGATGCAACCATGGGCGCGATGGTGTCAGAGTCGCAACGTGACCGGGCGGCCGATATGATCGCGGACGCCCAAAGAGAGGGCGCGACTATTGCCACAGGTGGACGCAAGCCCAACATCCCTGGGGCTTTTTTGGAGCCAACGATCCTGACAAACGTGACGCCGGACATGAAAATCGCGAATGAAGAGGTGTTTGGTCCGGTCCTTTCGGTTCTGAAGTTCGGCGCTGACGATGACGCCATCAGGCTCGCCAACGGAACGCCCTATGGGCTTGTTGGCGGTGTGTTCACCCGTGATCTGGACCGGGCAACCAGCGCAGCACGACAGCTGCGCGCCGGACAGGTCTTCGTCAACGAATGGTACGCTGGCGGCGTTGAAACTCCCTTTGGCGGCTATGGCAAATCCGGCTACGGTCGCGAAAAGGGGCGCGAGGCGCTTTGGAACTATGTGCAGACGAAAAACGTCGCCATCAAACTGAAAGGGTAG
- a CDS encoding REP-associated tyrosine transposase, whose product MSDYRCLRVPGGTYFFTIRLQDSRSDLLISHIELLRDATRLCQKRWPFVIDAAVILPSKLHMIWTLPEDDVDFSKRWRLIKSSFSRHAPVPLHVPESHRRRGEKGIWQRRFWEHLIRDEDDLALHMHLIRSAPIHEGLVKKPSDWPYCSLHHNRRKARTTVPAPSIPNPTTAAIAS is encoded by the coding sequence ATGTCAGACTATCGCTGTCTTCGAGTGCCCGGTGGCACCTATTTCTTTACTATACGCTTGCAGGACTCGCGCTCTGATCTTTTGATTTCGCATATCGAACTTTTGCGGGATGCAACGCGACTCTGCCAGAAACGCTGGCCCTTTGTGATTGATGCGGCTGTGATACTGCCCAGCAAACTGCATATGATCTGGACCTTGCCGGAAGATGATGTCGATTTTTCCAAGCGCTGGCGGTTGATCAAATCAAGCTTCTCGCGGCATGCCCCAGTTCCCCTGCATGTTCCTGAAAGCCATCGCAGGCGTGGTGAAAAGGGCATCTGGCAGCGCAGATTTTGGGAGCATCTTATCCGCGACGAAGATGATCTGGCGCTGCATATGCATTTGATCCGATCGGCGCCTATTCACGAGGGTCTCGTTAAAAAACCAAGCGATTGGCCCTATTGCTCGCTCCACCACAATAGGCGCAAGGCTAGAACCACTGTCCCGGCTCCATCAATCCCAAATCCAACAACTGCTGCGATTGCCAGCTGA
- a CDS encoding enoyl-ACP reductase FabI yields the protein MTISMQGKRGLIMGVANERSIAWGIAKAMAEAGAELAFTYQGEAFGKRLEPLAQSVGSDIMVDVDVNDDASMDLAFQTLKDRWGTLDFVVHAIAFSDKNELTGRFINTSRANFKNSLTISCYSFIDVAKRAADLMPEGGTLLTVTFQGSNTVTPFYNVMGVAKAALESATRYLANDLGPQGIRVNAISPGPMKTLAGAAIGGARKTYKHTDQNAPLRSNATLEAVGGTAVYLASEAGACTTGEIIRVDGGFHVLGMPQPENLV from the coding sequence ATGACCATTTCGATGCAGGGCAAACGCGGGCTGATCATGGGCGTGGCCAATGAACGGTCGATTGCTTGGGGCATTGCCAAGGCGATGGCCGAGGCAGGCGCCGAGTTGGCGTTTACGTACCAAGGCGAGGCGTTCGGCAAACGCCTTGAACCTTTGGCCCAATCTGTTGGCTCCGACATCATGGTTGATGTGGATGTGAATGATGACGCCAGCATGGACCTGGCGTTTCAAACGCTGAAAGACCGATGGGGCACCTTGGACTTTGTGGTTCATGCCATCGCTTTTTCCGACAAAAACGAATTGACAGGCCGGTTCATCAACACAAGCCGCGCCAATTTCAAAAATTCGCTGACGATCTCTTGCTATTCGTTCATCGACGTCGCCAAACGTGCCGCTGACCTGATGCCGGAGGGTGGGACATTGCTGACAGTGACCTTCCAAGGATCAAACACCGTCACGCCGTTCTATAACGTCATGGGCGTGGCCAAAGCAGCGCTAGAATCAGCGACACGCTATCTGGCGAACGATCTGGGCCCACAGGGCATCCGCGTCAACGCGATCAGCCCCGGCCCGATGAAAACCCTTGCCGGGGCGGCCATTGGTGGCGCGCGCAAGACCTATAAGCACACCGATCAAAACGCGCCCCTGCGCAGCAATGCCACGCTTGAGGCCGTGGGCGGCACAGCTGTGTATCTGGCATCCGAAGCTGGCGCATGCACGACGGGCGAGATTATCCGTGTGGATGGTGGGTTCCACGTATTGGGGATGCCGCAGCCGGAAAATCTGGTTTAA